Proteins from a genomic interval of Poecile atricapillus isolate bPoeAtr1 chromosome 1, bPoeAtr1.hap1, whole genome shotgun sequence:
- the LOC131575594 gene encoding serine/arginine-rich splicing factor 5-like isoform X1 — protein sequence MAEANPSKSCRSLIFRPIKRPVPRLPKLGTSLMACINLKMSGCRVFVGHLSSRARERDVEKFFKGYGRIREIHLKNGFGFVEFEDHRDADDAIYELNGKELCDERVTIEHARARRGRGRFSQRFSYYQSQSGSSRYGPPVRTEHRIIVENLSSRISWQDLKDVMRKAGEVTYVDAHRNNRNEGVVEFASYSDMKSALEKLDGTELNGRRIKLTEDHRRHRSRSRSRSYSRSRSRSRSTGSSRSDSRSRSRSRSRSRSRSRSRSRSRSRSRSRSRSRTPKKSYSHKSHRSSLIASSPSPSSSKRKSRSRSSSAHSRS from the exons ATGGCTGAGGCCAATCCAAGTAAGTCCTGTCGCAGTTTAATCTTTCGGCCCATAAAAAGGCCGGTACCCAGACTTCCAAAACTTGGCACTTCTCTGATGGCATG catCAACCTTAAGATGAGTGGCTGCCGTGTCTTTGTTGGACACTTGAGCTCACGTGCTCGTGAACGGGATGTAGAGAAATTCTTCAAAGGATATGGTCGCATACGAGAAATCCATCTAAAAAATGGATTTGGGTTTGTG gaaTTTGAAGACCACAGGGATGCTGATGATGCAATTTATGAACTAAATGGTAAAGAGCTGTGTGATGAAAG GGTCACAATTGAACATGCTCGAGCCCgaagaggaaggggaagatTCTCACAACGGTTCAGTTACTACCAGTCGCAGAGTGGATCTAG CCGGTATGGGCCTCCTGTTCGTACTGAACACAGGATCATTGTTGAAAACCTTTCATCCCGTATCAGCTGGCAG GACTTGAAAGATGTCATGAGAAAGGCAGGGGAGGTCACCTATGTGGATGCACACAGAAACAACAGGAATGAAGG GGTTGTGGAGTTTGCATCTTACAGTGACATGAAGAGTGCACTGGAAAAACTGGATGGCACTGAGCTGAATGGACGCAGAATTAAACTGACTGAAGACCACAGAAGGCATAG AAGCAGATCCCGATCAAGGAGTTACTCAAGATCTCGCAGCAGGTCCAGGTCTACAGGATCTTCCAGGTCGGACAGCCGGTCCAGGTCAAGGTCCCGGTCCAGGTCCAGGTCCAGGTCTCGCTCTCGATCCCGATCTCGCTCTCGATCCCGCTCTCGTTCTCGCAGTCGTACTCCTAAAAAGAGTTACTCCCACAAAAGCCACCGCTCCAGCTTGATAgcttcttccccctctccctcttcTTCTAAAAGAAAATCTCGTTCTAGGTCGAGCTCTGCTCATAGCCGTAGTTAA
- the LOC131575594 gene encoding serine/arginine-rich splicing factor 5-like isoform X2, which produces MSGCRVFVGHLSSRARERDVEKFFKGYGRIREIHLKNGFGFVEFEDHRDADDAIYELNGKELCDERVTIEHARARRGRGRFSQRFSYYQSQSGSSRYGPPVRTEHRIIVENLSSRISWQDLKDVMRKAGEVTYVDAHRNNRNEGVVEFASYSDMKSALEKLDGTELNGRRIKLTEDHRRHRSRSRSRSYSRSRSRSRSTGSSRSDSRSRSRSRSRSRSRSRSRSRSRSRSRSRSRSRTPKKSYSHKSHRSSLIASSPSPSSSKRKSRSRSSSAHSRS; this is translated from the exons ATGAGTGGCTGCCGTGTCTTTGTTGGACACTTGAGCTCACGTGCTCGTGAACGGGATGTAGAGAAATTCTTCAAAGGATATGGTCGCATACGAGAAATCCATCTAAAAAATGGATTTGGGTTTGTG gaaTTTGAAGACCACAGGGATGCTGATGATGCAATTTATGAACTAAATGGTAAAGAGCTGTGTGATGAAAG GGTCACAATTGAACATGCTCGAGCCCgaagaggaaggggaagatTCTCACAACGGTTCAGTTACTACCAGTCGCAGAGTGGATCTAG CCGGTATGGGCCTCCTGTTCGTACTGAACACAGGATCATTGTTGAAAACCTTTCATCCCGTATCAGCTGGCAG GACTTGAAAGATGTCATGAGAAAGGCAGGGGAGGTCACCTATGTGGATGCACACAGAAACAACAGGAATGAAGG GGTTGTGGAGTTTGCATCTTACAGTGACATGAAGAGTGCACTGGAAAAACTGGATGGCACTGAGCTGAATGGACGCAGAATTAAACTGACTGAAGACCACAGAAGGCATAG AAGCAGATCCCGATCAAGGAGTTACTCAAGATCTCGCAGCAGGTCCAGGTCTACAGGATCTTCCAGGTCGGACAGCCGGTCCAGGTCAAGGTCCCGGTCCAGGTCCAGGTCCAGGTCTCGCTCTCGATCCCGATCTCGCTCTCGATCCCGCTCTCGTTCTCGCAGTCGTACTCCTAAAAAGAGTTACTCCCACAAAAGCCACCGCTCCAGCTTGATAgcttcttccccctctccctcttcTTCTAAAAGAAAATCTCGTTCTAGGTCGAGCTCTGCTCATAGCCGTAGTTAA